The Caproicibacterium amylolyticum genome includes the window AGCAGCTGTACTGCAGTGCATGCCGCAGCCGCCGGGCTCCCCGCTGCAGATGTTTGCTGACTGTTGGCGGTGCAACGCCCAGCTCCGCTGCAATTTCCTTTACCTGTTCGCCGGCAAGGCGCTTTTCCATGCACTCTCGCTGCCGCTGTGTCAGTTCACGCTGCATTGCCAGACGCAATGCCCGCCGCATAGCCGCATAACGGTAATCCGGCTGGTCCGGACCGGGACCGTTCAGCTCCTGCGGCAACAGGTCATAACTTAATATCCGATGTTTCATTGACAGCACCCCCTCAGGTAAGTGCCGGTTGCACGGCACTCCAAGTACATTTGGTACAGCATAGTTGCCCGTGCGGAAAGGCTGCGGCTTTCTTCCACGCCAAGTCCTTTTTGCTTCAGCTGTTTTTGCACTGGAACAAGATGCGCCTTTAGCGCCTCGGCCTCTCTCAAATACTCTTCTCCCCATTTCTGAAAATCCATAATTTTACCACTCACTTTCTGTTGTGCAGCGGAATCCCTCTAATTTCCATAATACAAAACGTGTGTTCTTTATTCAAGACTATTTACGAATATTTGTTCTTCAAATTTGAGCAGTGTCCCAAAAATGGGACACTGCTCGCTTGTGTTCACACTTTTTGCATGGTAAAATGGATTTGTATTGTTAAGGAGTGAACAAATTTGCAAAAAACAAAATTAAAACATAAAGCAGAGCACTGGCAAAAACGGCTGCTCACTTTTTTGAAATGGGTCCTGCTCAGCATTGGTATTGGAGTACTGATTGGCGGCGGAGTCGGCACCCTGTTTTACTACCTTCTGCAGTGGACAACACAAACACGCACAAACAGCCCCTGGCTTCTGTTCCTGCTTCCGGCGGGCGGTCTGTTCATTGTCTGGCTGTACCGCGCATGCGGCGTAAAACAGAGCCGCGGTACCGACTTGGTTTTGTTGGCTGTGCGCTCTCCTCAGCCGCTGCCCGCACGCATGGCACCGCTGATTTTCATTGCGACTGCTGTTACCCATCTATTTGGCGGCTCTGCCGGACGCGAAGGTGCTGCACTGCAAATTGGCGGCAGTCTTGGTTACGGTGCGGGCCGCCTTTTTAAGTTAGACGAAAAAGCCCTGCACGTTGTGACCATGTGCGGCATGGGCGCTGTTTTTTCCGCACTTTTTGGAACACCGGTTGCCGCAGCTGTTTTTGCTATGGAGGTTGTCAGCGTAGGGCAGATGTATTACTCCGCACTGGTTCCGGTCACAATTTCCAGCCTGCTGGCTTCCGGCATCGCCAGCCGCCTTGGCGCGGTGCCAACTCACTACATACTCGCTGAAGTCGGCAGCGGCCTGCATTTACTGCCAGCACTGCAGATTGCCCTGCTGGCCGCGCTTTGCGCTGCAGTCGCCATTTTGTTTTGCCAAACCCTGCACATCGCCGGTCGGCTGTACCGTCAATTTCTGCCGAACCCCTATTTACGGGTACTGATGGGCAGTGCGCTGGTTATCGTTCTCATGCTCTTAACCGGCACTTCTGATTACGAAGGCGCCGGCACAAATGTAATTGCACGCGCAATCGGCGGTCACGCCCGCCCGGAAGCATTTGTTTTGAAAATTCTGCTGACTGCCCTTACCCTTGGCGCGGGTTTTAAGGGCGGCGAAATTGTTCCTAGCTTTTTCATCGGCGCGACTTTCGGCTGTTGGATGGGCGGCCTGCTTGGGCTTGACCCCGGGCTGGGTGCTGCGGTTGGAATGCTGTGCGTTTTCTGCGGCGTTGTCAACTGCCCGCTGACGGCACTGCTGCTCGGCTGTTCTCTGTTTGGTTACAGCGGGGCACCGTACTTTTTCCTTGCCTGTGCCATTTCCTACGCGCTTTCCGGCTACACCGGGCTTTACGCCGAACAAACCATTCTTTACAGCAAATTTCGCCCGCAGTTCATCAATAAAAGAACAGAATGAATCTAAAAAAGCCGGAAGCGTTTTCCACACCACTCCCGGCTTTTGTTGAATATTTTTTAAATTTTCTTTCGCGGCTGCGGATGCTCCGGCAGCTGCAGCTGTTTCACCAAAACAGCAAGGTCACACCATTTGTTTCGTTTGTACCCAATGTGCGGATACAGACACAAGTCCTCGTAACCGCATGCGTGATGAAAACCAATGCTTTCCGGATTTGGCACGGCAATCTGCGCGTAAAGCTGCGCCACACCCATTTCCTTCAGCAGCTTTTCCAGTTGTGCATACAGTGCATGGCCAGCGCCATGTCCGCGGTAGTTCCAGTCCAGATAAACACTGACCTCTGCAGACCACTGAAAAGCCGCACGCGCCTGCATCTGATGTGCGTAAGCGTACCCCAGCACTTTTCCGTTTTCCTCGTAAACCAGCCACGGAAAATCTTTTTGTGTCTCCACAACTCGGTGTGCCATTTCCTGAGCACTCGGTGCTTCTTCCTCAAAAGTAATGACTGTTTGGCATACATAGGGTTCGTAGATTTCTGCCAGACGCGCACCATCGGATGTTTTTGCCGCGCGGATTTCAAACGTCTTCTCCATTTTTATCCCCTTTTCCCCAAATTTTCTCGCTCATTATAGAAGATTGCGTAATAAAATTCAACTGCACCGCACTAAAGTGTTGCTGAACAAGAAAAGGAGCAGCTGCAAAACCTGCAGCTGCTCCTGAATTATACAGTTCCTACTCGCTCATGCAGAGCGATATGCGTTAGACGCATGGCGCTGATTCAAATATATCGCGCGGGCCTCGATTGCCCGAACCTGTACTGTAATTATAGTATACACATAATCTTCTAAAATGTCAACAGTATTTTCAAATTTTTTGGTTAATTAAATAAATTTTTTTCCTAAAAATTCTTTATAAGGAATTGCAACCGCCAATTTTCTACAAAAAACCGCTTTATTTGCCCAACAGTGCTTTGCCGCCTTCGGCAAGTTTGTCAATCAGCCGGATGCTTTCCGCCTCATCTTTGCCCTTGGCAGAAAGGTATACTTTAATTTTCGGTTCGGTACCGGAAGGACGCACAATGACCTTGCTGCCGTTTTCCAAACGATACTCAAGAACATTTGACTTCGGCAGGTCAATGGTGCTCTCTTTCCCTGCGTCACTGCGAACACTGCGCTCGTAGTCGCTCCAACCCGAAACATGGAAGCCGGCAACTTCAGCAGGCGCATTTTTGCGCAGGCCGTCCATAATCTGCTGCATCTGCAGCATACCGTCCTCGCCCTCAAAGCCAAAGTTCAGCAGGCCATTGCGGTAGTAACCGTACTTTTTGTACAGCTCCTCAATCGCGTCCGCAAGGGACAGTCCCTTCTCTTTATACCAGCTTGCCATCTCGCAAATCAGCATGGTGGCATCCACCGCGTCCTTATCGCGCACATAGCCGCCGGAAAGGTAACCGTAGCTTTCCTCAAAACCGAGCAGGAAGCGGTCCTCCTCTCCCTTTTCCTCCAACAGCGCAATCTGGTCGCCAATATACTTAAAGCCAGTCAGCACGCGGTGCATTTCGATACCGTAGGTCTCTGCCACAGCATCCGCCATATCCGTGCTGACAATGGTCGTAACGCCCACCGGCACTTTCGGCAGACGGCCCTGCTCCTTTTTGGCACTGGCAATAAAGTTCAGCAGCAGCACACCCACTTCGTTGCCGGACATTAAGCGGAACGTATCGCCGTTTTTCACAGCAATGCCGCAGCGGTCACAGTCCGGGTCGGTGGCAATCAGCAGGTCATCCCCAGTTTTTTCGCACAGTTCCAGACCTTTTTGCAAAGCTTCCTTAATTTCCGGGTTCGGGAACGGGCAGGTTGGGAAGTTGCCGTCCGGCCACTCCTGCTCCGGCACAACGTCCACTTTCTGCACACCCAAACGCTCCATGATGCGGGTGCAGCAGACACGGCCGGTGCCGTTGAGCGGAGAATAAACAACTTTCAGGTTGTCACAAGGTTTCTGCAGGATGCGTTCTGCAAATACGGCATCCAAAAATGCGTCCTGCACAGCGTCCGGAATGGTTACAATCAGCCCCTGCTTTACGCCTTCCTCGTAATCTATGCGGCGGATGTCGCTGAACAAATCCGTGTGGTCGATTTCGCTCTGCACATCGGTCGCCATCTGTGCGGTAATCTGGCATCCATCATTGCCGTAAACCTTGTAGCCATTGTACTTGGCTGGGTTATGGCTTGCAGTCACGTTAATACCTGCGTCGCAGTGCAGATACCGCACCGCAAAGGACAGCGTCGGTGTTGGAGAAAGCCACGGATAAATATGTGCGATAATGCCGTTTGCAGCCAGTACAGCAGCGCTTTCCTTTGCAAACACATCCGACTTAATGCGGCTGTCATAGGCAATCGCAACGCTGGGGCGGTTCCCCGCTGCATGTTTGTTTAAGTAGTTGGCAAGGCCCTGCGTTGCCTGCCCAACAGTGTAAATATTCATGCGGTTTGTGCCAGCACCGATTACGCCGCGCAGTCCCGCTGTGCCAAAGGACAAACTGCGGTAGAAACGGTCATTGATTTCTTCCGGCTTATCCTGAATATGCTTCAGTTCCTCTGATAAGTCCGCGTCATTCAGAACTTGAGAACGCCATCTTTCGTATTCCGTCATGTTTCCTGTCCTCCCAAATGTTTGAATTTCTTACCTCATAATTAAGCAGCACTATTTCCTTTACCGCGGCAAACATCCGCGGCTGTCTTTAGCGTATCATTACAACTTAAAAAAGTCAATCACTGTCAACGCAAACGCACAATATTTGTAACCACACCTGCCGGTGTAATATCAACAAAACCGTAAGTTCCCTCCCCGCCGTGCAGCGAACCTGGATTCATAATATACAGTCCATCCACATAGTCTGTCAATGCTTCATGCGTATGTCCAAACAGCAAAATATCTGCACCGCGTTCCTGTGCTGCGCGAATCACCTCATCGACACCGGCTTTTACATTTTCCGCATAGCCGTGTGTTAAAAACAGCTTTTTCCCGGCAAGTTCAACCATCATGTGTGCGTGGAGCCCACTTCCCCAATCGCAGTTTCCGCGCACCATGTAAAATTGTTTTTCCGGAAAAGAGCGCTTGGCCTCCAGTGCCTCCTGCTCACCATCACCCAAATGAACAACTACTTCCGCTTTGGGCTGCGCCAGAATCGCTTTTTGCAGCGCCCAACGGTCGCGGTGCGTGTCAGACACAACTAATACTCGCATTTTGAGAACCTCCATATGAATTTACTCATATCGTAAGAACAGCACGCATACTTTTTACTGAAGGAGTGGGTAAACTTGCAAAATCGGAAATCAAATGGTTTTGGAAATGTACCAATGCCTCAAAATCCGCAGAATGTCACACCCGAGCAGGTTCAGCAGCTGCTGAACAGCCTGCCGCAGGCTGACAAAGCGCGGATTGAATCCGTCCTGCAAAACAAGGAAGCAACTCAGAAGCTGCTTTCCACGCCGCAGGCACAGGCCCTGATGAAAAAATTCGGCGGAGGAAAATAACCTATGGATGACCTTGCCCAAAAGCTTTCTGCAATGCTGAATGACCCGAGCACCATGGCACAGGTACAGTCCATCATGGGTGCACTGGGCAGCGGGAACTCTGTCGGGCAGACAGCACCCGCACCACCACCGACACAGCCTGTCGTCCAACAACAGCCTGTACCCGCGGCAGCCCCTGCTGCGGCAAATCCCTTAGGTGCACTGGCGGGTCTGACCAGTTCCGGGCTGAATGCAGAAACACTTGGGCTGGTCACACGGCTTGCGCCAATGCTTTCCTCCATCCAACAGGAGGATGACAGCACCCGTCTGCTGCACGCGCTGCGCCCGCTTTTGGGTGCCACACGGCAAAAAAAACTGGATGAGGCAATTCGGCTGCTGCAGATGATGCGCATGCTGCCGCTTCTTCGGCAGTCGGGAATTCTGGGGCAGCTGCTCTAAAAAAACAAGAAGGAAGGAGGCGGCAGCAGTGGCAGGTTCGGAATCGAATGATGTACAGCAGATGCGGCAGGACGCAATCCGCCGCTCACAGGAAATGTACCGCCGTGCGCAGGCGCCGCCCGGCTACACCGGCAGTGCCTTTTCAGAACCGCAGCCGTCTGCACCGCCCCCGCCGCCTCAGCAGGAGTCAGCAGAACCAGAATCGGAACCGCCGGAATCTAACAGTGCCGCGCCGACCGCAGATCAGAATCCGCCAAGCTTTTTTCAGGCGCTGTTTTCAGACAGTGAACGCAACTTGGTGCTGGGCATTCTGCTTCTGCTCATGGAAGAAAAGGATTCTGACCCGGCGCTGATTTTTGCGATGCTTTATTTACTGCTGTAAGGGCAGACCTAGAGAGAACCTCCCTTACAGGCTCCCAAACCTGCGAGCGCTTCTTAGGATAAGGCCGTGGGTGCTGTCCACGCCTGCCGCCCTTGAAAGGACGGGCGGAACTTTTACTGTACGGGCACTTTTAACGCACTTGCCCGTTCCCCATCACTAAAAATTTACTGCTGGTCAGCTGGTTCACACCCATTGGGCCGCGAGCGTGCAGTTTTTGGGTGCTGATACCGATTTCTGCACCCAAACCAAACTCGCCGCCGTCCGTAAAGCGCGTGGATGCATTCACATACACTGCCGCGCTGTCCACTTCCTGCTGGAAGCGGCGTGCATTCGTGTAGCTGCTGGTTACAATGCATTCGCTGTGGCCGGTGCTGTACTTCGCAATGTGCTGCAGTGCATCGTCCATGCTGTCCACTACTTTTACCGCCAAAATGTAATCGTCGTACTCGGTTGCCCAGTCCTCTTCTGTCGCAGGCTTCACCTGTTCACCCAATATTTCCCGGGTGATAGGGCAGCCGCGCAGCTCCACATTCTTTTCCGCCAGCCTTGCCCCGATAACGGGCAGGGCTTTTTTTGCAATATTTTTATGGATCAAAATGGTTTCAATTGCATTGCAGACACTTGGGCGGCTGGTTTTGGCGTTATAAATAATGTTTGCCGCCATTTCAATATCCGCGCTGTCGTCCACATAGACATGGCAGTTTCCCGCGCCGGTCTGGATCACCGGCACGCGCGCGTTTTTCACCACACTTTGAATCAAACCATGGCCACCGCGGGGAATCAGCACATCCAAATAGCCGGTCATTTCCATCATACCGGTTGCGGAAGCGCGGCTGGTGTCCTCTACCAGCTGAATACTGTCACGAGGCAGCCCTGCTGACTCCACCGCTGTGCGCATCAGTTCCACACAGGCATGATTGCTGTGAATTGCTTCTTTGCCACCGCGCAGGATGACCGCATTTCCCGCTTTCAGGCAAAGTGCCGCCGCATCCGCCGCCACGTTTGGGCGAGCCTCAAAAATAATGCCAATGACACCCAGAGGCACACGAACCCGGCGAATCTCCAGTCCGTTTGGACGCACGCCGCCCTCAATAACCTGACCGATGGGGTCCTCCTGTGCGGCTACTTCGCGGGCGCCCTGTGCCATACCGGCAATACGGTCGTGGTTCAGTGCAAGCCTGTCCAACAGCGCCGGACGCATGTCATTCTGCTTTGCATCCGCCAAATCGACTGCATTTGCAGCCAGAAGCGTTTTTTCATTTTGCTCCAGTATCTCCGCAATTGTCCGCAGAGCCTTGTCCTTTTTGGCACCAGCCTGCGCCAGCACCGCTGCCGCCTGCTTCGCGGCCTGTCCCATTTCTGTAAGAGTCATATCTACCGAATCCCCCTCCGCTGCCTCATGTTTCATTGCCAGTATAACACCTGTTTTTTAAAAAAGATAATGAATTTCGTAACTTCAGTCAGTTCTCCGCGCCCAGCGGCAAGAACGTAGTGCCCAGCACCACGCCGTCAAACAAATCATAAAGGTCACGCGGATTTGCTCCCGACATCACCACACAGGGGATTCCTGCGTCATTGGCAATGCAGGCCGCGGTAACTTTCGTTGCCATGCCGCCGGTACCGCGGTCACTGCCGGCACCGCCTGCCAGCGCACGAATTTCGTCCGTAATTCCGTATACATACGGAATCCGCTGTGCCTTGGGGTCTTTGCGCGGGTCGCTGCTGTACAAGCCGTCAATATCCGTCAGAATCACCAGAAGGTCGGCCTCCGTCAGCGTTGCGACCGTTGCGGAAAGCGTATCGTTATCGCCGAAATTTTTTCCTGCCAGCTCATCTGTTGCAACGGAATCGTTTTCGTTGACAACTGGGATAATTCCCCGCTGCAGCAGCGTTTGAAAGGTGTTTTCCACATTGCGTTTCGTGACCGTATCCTGCACAACGTCCTTGGTCAGCAGCACCTGCGCAACTGTGTGATTGTATTCACCGAAAAATTTGTCATACATAAACATCAGTTCGCACTGGCCCACCGCAGCAATCGCCTGCCGCTGCTCTATTTCCTCCGGATGTTTGTGCAGACCGAGTTTTCCCATGCCGACTCCCACCGCGCCGCTGGTCACCAGAACCACCTCGCGGCCCTCGTTCTGCAGGCCGCACAGTACTTTGCAGAGTTCCTCCACCCGGCGCAGATTCAGCCGCCCGGTTTCATAGGTAAGCGTGCTGGTACCAACCTTAACGACCACACGCTTTGCCTGTGTAATATGTGACATTTTCATTTCCTCCGTCCCGCGGCAGCATCCGCCCTGCCGTTCCTCAGTTTTATAAGCATTATACCATAAATCACAGCACAGAAAAAGACGAAGGTTTCTACTTCCGGGGGTTCTCTTTTGGCTGGCCGCCCTATTTGTTTCGGTCCGGCCATTTACTGATGATATGTACAACTGCATCATCTGCAACCGAAGCAACAAACGCCATAAGGATATCCAAATGTTTCAACCATTTCCCCTATGGGGTATCTGAAGGACAGCATTAATATGATACCGCATATTAATATATTGCTTGTTTAATTTACTTTTTACTTCAAAATCAAATATTTTTATTAAATGTGCAAATACTACCTCTGCAAAGGAGGAGTTTTCCTATGTTTGATAAAATCGCATTGCTTCTTTCAATTATCGGCGGCATAAACTGGGGTTTGGTTGGACTTTTCCAATTTGACCTGGTTGCGTGGATTTGCGGCGGTGCCCAAACATGGCCTGCCCGTGTCATTTACGTAATTATCGCCATTGCGGCACTGTGGTGCATTTCCATTCTCTTTAAGCACATTTCCATTGACCCCGATGGTCACATCGACTGAAGTTCGGCATCAAGGCCGCAAATGGGCTGCTGTGTCAACAACAGACACAGGCAGCCCATTTTTCATGTTTGTGGCTGATTAACCGCAGCCATTTCCTCTGGTGTCAGCCGCTCCTGCTCGATTTGTGCCGCTTTGCGGGAAAGATTCAGCCTCCCGCGGTTGTCTATTTCCAGCACTTTCACAGTGACAGCATCGCCCACCTGCACAGCATCCGAAACTTTTTCAACATGTTTTACGTCAAGCTGCGAAATGTGCACCAGTCCTTCTTTTCCCGGAACAATTTCAACGAATGCGCCAAAATCCATCAATCTCGTCACTTTTCCGTGATAAAAGGCGCCGGGTTTCGGACCCTCGGCAATCGTTTTTACAATTTCCAGTGCACGTTCAACGCCTTCCGCGTCCATACCGGAAATATAAACATGGCCGTCCTCTGCCACATCCATTTTAACACCGCATTCATCGCAAATCTGATGAATGACCTTGCCGCCAGAACCAATCACTTCACGAATCTTTTCCACCGGCACCCGCGCAACCTGCAGTTTTGGCGCCCATGGCGACAGGACTTTGCGCGGTGCGGGAATTGCTTTGAGCAAAACATCGTCAATAATACTATTGCGTGCCTTGTGCGTTTTATACAGCGCCTCTTTTACCATTGCGGGCGTCAGGCCTTCCATTTTCAAATCCATTTGGATTGCCGTTATGCCCTCTTTGGTGCCGGCTACTTTAAAATCCATATCCCCAAAGAAATCCTCCAACCCCTGAATGTCCACCATGGTCATCCAGCGGTCACCCTCGGTAATCAGTCCGCAGGAAATGCCCGCAACCGGTGCCGCAATCGGCACTCCCGCCGCCATCAGTGCCAGTGTGCTGCCGCAGATGCTCGCCTGTGAGGTGGAACCGTTGGAGGACAGCACTTCACTGACCAAGCGCATGGCATACGGGAAATCGTCCACACTGGGGATAACCGGCAGCAGCGCGCGTTCTGCCAAAGCACCGTGGCCGATTTCGCGGCGGTTCGGCCCACGGCTCGGTTTCGTATCCCCCACGCTGTAGCTTGGAAAGTTGTACTGGTGCATGTACCGTTTTTCGGTCTGTCCGCCCAAATCGTCCAACTGCTGCGCTTCACTGACCGGGCCGAGTGTCACGGTGGTGAGGACCTGCGTCTGTCCGCGGGTAAACATACCGGAACCATGCACGCGCGGCAGCACATCTACCTCTGCCGCCAACGGCCTCATTTCATCCATGCCGCGGCCGTCCACACGTTTTTTGTCATCCAGCAGCCAGCGGCGTACAATGTATTTTTGCGTTTTGTAAAGGCACTCATCCAGCTGCTTTTGGCTGTCGGGATACACTTTTGCAAAATGTTCAAACACATCCGTATATATCTCCTGCAGGCGCGCATCCCGCACATTTTTGTCGTTGGTATCCAGTGCGTCCCGCACCGCGTCGATCGCGTAATCCATAATATCCCGCTGCATTTCGTCACTGGCGTGCTCCGCTGTATACGTAAATTTCGGCTTGCCGATTTCCTCCTGAATCTGCCGGATAAAGGCGAGCATCTCCAGATTCGCCCTGTGACCAATAAGAATACCCTCGTACATTTCCTCATCGGAAACAATCTGTGCACCCGCTTCTATCATTACCATGCGTTCGCCCGCGGACGCGACTGTGACCGCCATGCGGCTTTGCGGACACTGCCCCTCCGTAGGATTCACCACATATTCCCCGTCAAGCAAGCCCACATGAACCGCAGCAACCGGCCCACCCCACGGAATATTGGAAATGGAAAGCGCTGTGCTGGCACCCAGCAGCGCCGCTATGACCGGCGAGCAGTCCGCGTCCAGGCTCATGACTGTACAGACAACGCTGACATCATTGCGCATATCTTTCGGGAACAGCGGCCGAATAGAGCGGTCAATCAGCCGCCCGGCAAGAATCGCTTCTTCCGGCGGTTTGCCTTCGCGCTTTAAATACGAACCGGGAATGCGCCCTGCTGCATACAGTTTTTCGTCATAATCAACGGACAGTGGAAAGAAATCCACACCCTCCCGCGGCTGCACACTCGCCGTGGCTGTGCACAGCACGACCGTTTCGCCGTACCTGACTAAGCACGCACCGTTTGCCAGCTGTGCCATTTTTCCGGTTTCTACACGCAGACTGCGTCCTGCAAGCGTAGTTTCAAAGGTTCTGCTGTGCTCAAACATGGTGGTTCCTCCTTTGCGCATTCCCCTGCGCTCTGCAAAAAATTCATTTATTTTGCATAAAGTATAGCACACATGTTTAAAGATTTATAGTATATATTCAATTATTTTTTAGAATATAAAAAATTCCCACCAAAAGCACGTTTGTGCCTCCGGCAGGAAATTCTCTTTGTAAAAATTACTTACGGATGTTGAGCTTTGCAATGATGGAACGATAGCGCTCAATGTCCACCTTTGTCAGATAGTTCAGCAGGCTGCGGCGGGTGCCAATCATCTTGAACAGACCGCGGCGGCTGTGATGATCCTTCTGATGGGTGCGCAGATGATCAGTCAGGTCATTAATGCGCTTTGTCAGAACAGCAATCTGCACTTCCGGGGAGCCTGTGTCTCCCTCATGGGTAGCATACTGCTTCATGATTTCAGTTTTCTCAGCTTTTGTCATGGATAAAACCACCTTTTTAAAAATTACCGCAAACGCAGAGGAGGGTCATTGTGGAGTCCCGCAAACGGGCAGTCGCCGGCCTCCGCGAAGTGGGCATATTGTTTAGTATAACACAAGACATAAAATTATGCAAACAGTTCCTTGGCATTGCGGCGCAAAAAGTCCTTTGCCCGCTCGCCGTCCGTTTGAATCTGCTTTCCAAGCGCCTCCACGCTGGGAAATTTCTGCTCCGGGCGCAGAAAATGGAGCAAATCGGTACGCACCGTTTCGCCGTAAAATTCCGGACCGCTGTAATCCGGCAGCCACGTTTCCGCAGTCACATGGTGGCCGTCCACCGTTGGGCGCAGGCCAACATTTGTAACACCGCAGTAGGCGCTGCCAAGCAGGTAAACACGGCTGGCGTAAACACCGAAGCGCGGCAAGACAAATGTTTTCGGAATTTCCTGATTCAGCGTTGGGGTACCCAACTGGCGGCCAAGCTGCTGGCCGTGCCGCACCTCTGCAAGGTAGCCGTAAGGCCGACCCAAAAGCTCAGCCGCACCGCCCATATGTCCCTGCGCCACCAGCGCCCGAATACGGGTACTGCTGACCGGTTCGCCGTCCGCAAGCACTGCCGGCGCGACCGCTGTGCGCAGCCCCTGTGCAGCACACAGTTGCTGCAGTTCCTTGCTGCCTGCTCGGCCGCCCGCGCCAAAAGTGAAATTAAACCCACAGCAAACTTTTTTCGCGTGCAGGACGTTCATCAGTACATCTTTGACAAACTGCTCTGCTGTAAAATTCATGATGGTGGAAAAGCGAAGCAGATACAGCTGCCTAACACCGAATTCTTCCAGTACCTGCACCTTCTGCTCCCGCGTCATCAGCTCTCCGCCGGTACTTCCGCCAAGGTCACAAAGCGGATTGTCGGCGAAAGTCAGCACGGTTGGAGTCAGCCCCGGCTCCCCAAGCGTTTGGGAAATCACCGCGCGGTGCCCCAAGTGCAGACCATCAAAGGAACCAAGCGCTACTGCGGTTTCACCCTCACAAGGTGTCAGTTCTTCGTAGATTTTCATA containing:
- the proB gene encoding glutamate 5-kinase yields the protein MSHITQAKRVVVKVGTSTLTYETGRLNLRRVEELCKVLCGLQNEGREVVLVTSGAVGVGMGKLGLHKHPEEIEQRQAIAAVGQCELMFMYDKFFGEYNHTVAQVLLTKDVVQDTVTKRNVENTFQTLLQRGIIPVVNENDSVATDELAGKNFGDNDTLSATVATLTEADLLVILTDIDGLYSSDPRKDPKAQRIPYVYGITDEIRALAGGAGSDRGTGGMATKVTAACIANDAGIPCVVMSGANPRDLYDLFDGVVLGTTFLPLGAEN
- a CDS encoding phospho-sugar mutase — protein: MTEYERWRSQVLNDADLSEELKHIQDKPEEINDRFYRSLSFGTAGLRGVIGAGTNRMNIYTVGQATQGLANYLNKHAAGNRPSVAIAYDSRIKSDVFAKESAAVLAANGIIAHIYPWLSPTPTLSFAVRYLHCDAGINVTASHNPAKYNGYKVYGNDGCQITAQMATDVQSEIDHTDLFSDIRRIDYEEGVKQGLIVTIPDAVQDAFLDAVFAERILQKPCDNLKVVYSPLNGTGRVCCTRIMERLGVQKVDVVPEQEWPDGNFPTCPFPNPEIKEALQKGLELCEKTGDDLLIATDPDCDRCGIAVKNGDTFRLMSGNEVGVLLLNFIASAKKEQGRLPKVPVGVTTIVSTDMADAVAETYGIEMHRVLTGFKYIGDQIALLEEKGEEDRFLLGFEESYGYLSGGYVRDKDAVDATMLICEMASWYKEKGLSLADAIEELYKKYGYYRNGLLNFGFEGEDGMLQMQQIMDGLRKNAPAEVAGFHVSGWSDYERSVRSDAGKESTIDLPKSNVLEYRLENGSKVIVRPSGTEPKIKVYLSAKGKDEAESIRLIDKLAEGGKALLGK
- a CDS encoding chloride channel protein, producing the protein MQKTKLKHKAEHWQKRLLTFLKWVLLSIGIGVLIGGGVGTLFYYLLQWTTQTRTNSPWLLFLLPAGGLFIVWLYRACGVKQSRGTDLVLLAVRSPQPLPARMAPLIFIATAVTHLFGGSAGREGAALQIGGSLGYGAGRLFKLDEKALHVVTMCGMGAVFSALFGTPVAAAVFAMEVVSVGQMYYSALVPVTISSLLASGIASRLGAVPTHYILAEVGSGLHLLPALQIALLAALCAAVAILFCQTLHIAGRLYRQFLPNPYLRVLMGSALVIVLMLLTGTSDYEGAGTNVIARAIGGHARPEAFVLKILLTALTLGAGFKGGEIVPSFFIGATFGCWMGGLLGLDPGLGAAVGMLCVFCGVVNCPLTALLLGCSLFGYSGAPYFFLACAISYALSGYTGLYAEQTILYSKFRPQFINKRTE
- a CDS encoding DUF378 domain-containing protein, with the translated sequence MFDKIALLLSIIGGINWGLVGLFQFDLVAWICGGAQTWPARVIYVIIAIAALWCISILFKHISIDPDGHID
- a CDS encoding YfcE family phosphodiesterase → MRVLVVSDTHRDRWALQKAILAQPKAEVVVHLGDGEQEALEAKRSFPEKQFYMVRGNCDWGSGLHAHMMVELAGKKLFLTHGYAENVKAGVDEVIRAAQERGADILLFGHTHEALTDYVDGLYIMNPGSLHGGEGTYGFVDITPAGVVTNIVRLR
- a CDS encoding glutamate-5-semialdehyde dehydrogenase, which encodes MTLTEMGQAAKQAAAVLAQAGAKKDKALRTIAEILEQNEKTLLAANAVDLADAKQNDMRPALLDRLALNHDRIAGMAQGAREVAAQEDPIGQVIEGGVRPNGLEIRRVRVPLGVIGIIFEARPNVAADAAALCLKAGNAVILRGGKEAIHSNHACVELMRTAVESAGLPRDSIQLVEDTSRASATGMMEMTGYLDVLIPRGGHGLIQSVVKNARVPVIQTGAGNCHVYVDDSADIEMAANIIYNAKTSRPSVCNAIETILIHKNIAKKALPVIGARLAEKNVELRGCPITREILGEQVKPATEEDWATEYDDYILAVKVVDSMDDALQHIAKYSTGHSECIVTSSYTNARRFQQEVDSAAVYVNASTRFTDGGEFGLGAEIGISTQKLHARGPMGVNQLTSSKFLVMGNGQVR
- a CDS encoding LuxR C-terminal-related transcriptional regulator; the encoded protein is MKHRILSYDLLPQELNGPGPDQPDYRYAAMRRALRLAMQRELTQRQRECMEKRLAGEQVKEIAAELGVAPPTVSKHLQRGARRLRHALQYSCFVPTDS
- a CDS encoding GNAT family N-acetyltransferase, giving the protein MEKTFEIRAAKTSDGARLAEIYEPYVCQTVITFEEEAPSAQEMAHRVVETQKDFPWLVYEENGKVLGYAYAHQMQARAAFQWSAEVSVYLDWNYRGHGAGHALYAQLEKLLKEMGVAQLYAQIAVPNPESIGFHHACGYEDLCLYPHIGYKRNKWCDLAVLVKQLQLPEHPQPRKKI